One genomic region from Streptomyces sp. Li-HN-5-11 encodes:
- a CDS encoding MarR family transcriptional regulator: protein MSERPQPRKDAVDAIIDQWAAVRPDLDTAAMEVFGRIFRLSRTMGDRMEKAYAPFGISRGEFDVLATLRRSGAPHTLSPRQLSATLMLTTGGMTGRLDKLERAGLLRRSPDPHDRRGLQVTLTDKGLRLIDEAVGAGLAAETEALSALGEERARQLADLLRELLAGTPGSPA, encoded by the coding sequence ATGAGCGAACGCCCACAGCCGCGCAAGGACGCCGTCGACGCGATCATCGACCAGTGGGCGGCCGTACGGCCCGACCTCGACACCGCGGCGATGGAGGTCTTCGGCCGGATCTTCCGGCTCTCCCGCACCATGGGCGACCGCATGGAGAAGGCCTACGCGCCGTTCGGGATCTCGCGCGGCGAGTTCGACGTCCTCGCGACGCTACGGCGCTCCGGCGCCCCGCACACCCTCTCGCCCCGGCAGCTGTCGGCCACCCTCATGCTCACCACCGGCGGCATGACGGGCCGCCTGGACAAGCTGGAACGCGCCGGCCTGCTGCGCCGCTCCCCCGACCCGCACGACCGCCGCGGCCTGCAGGTCACGCTCACCGACAAGGGGCTGCGGCTCATCGACGAGGCGGTGGGCGCGGGCCTCGCCGCCGAGACGGAGGCCCTGTCCGCCCTCGGCGAGGAGCGGGCCCGCCAACTGGCGGACCTGCTCAGGGAGTTGCTGGCCGGGACGCCGGGCTCGCCGGCGTAG
- a CDS encoding sigma-70 family RNA polymerase sigma factor — protein sequence MLRRRARRVRDADHGAQDPLDAAQERRVRAVLALGGVPQADLPDGVQQVRLRLLERAAKGEEAPRDVSAWAAVVASNLAMDWHRARRRREQLGERLAALRDPEPSAGEDARLLSLAVAQGLDELPDAQRQVLVLRFYADLPVRSIAEQLGVPEGTVKSRLHTAVRALRDRLHEDEVV from the coding sequence GTGCTGCGCAGAAGGGCGCGCCGGGTCCGGGATGCGGACCACGGCGCTCAGGATCCGCTGGACGCGGCCCAGGAGCGCCGGGTGCGGGCGGTGCTCGCGCTCGGCGGCGTACCGCAGGCGGACCTGCCGGACGGGGTGCAGCAGGTCCGCCTGCGGCTGCTGGAACGAGCGGCGAAGGGGGAGGAGGCGCCGCGCGACGTCTCGGCGTGGGCGGCGGTCGTCGCCTCCAACCTGGCCATGGACTGGCACCGCGCCAGGCGCCGCCGGGAACAGCTGGGGGAGCGGCTGGCCGCCCTGCGGGACCCGGAGCCCTCCGCGGGCGAGGACGCCCGGCTGCTGTCCCTCGCCGTCGCGCAGGGCCTGGACGAGCTGCCCGACGCCCAGCGTCAGGTCCTCGTCCTGCGTTTCTACGCCGATCTGCCGGTCCGCTCGATCGCCGAGCAGCTCGGCGTCCCGGAGGGCACGGTCAAGAGCAGGCTCCACACGGCGGTCCGCGCACTGCGCGACCGGCTGCACGAGGACGAGGTGGTGTGA
- the pepN gene encoding aminopeptidase N produces MPGENLSRDEARERAALLSVDGYDVSLDVRSAVGDESGEGPRTFRSVTTIRFRCAEPGAATFADLIAPSVTAVSLNGRDLDPGEVFDGSRIRLEDLAADNELIVDARCAYSRTGEGLHRFVDPEDGEVYLYTQYEPADSRRVFANFEQPDLKAPFRFEVRAPEGWTVWSNGVGERHDGVWRFAETKPISTYITCVVAGPYHYVTDSYERVFEDGTRLEIPLGALCRKGLAKHFDADDVFLVTKQGLDFFHDRFDYPYPFGKYDQAFVPEYNLGAMENPGLVTFREQYIFRGKVTRASYESRANVILHEMAHMWFGDLVTMEWWDDLWLKESFADFMGAFALVGATRFTDGWITFANRRKAWAYRADQLPSTHPVTADIRDLQDAKLNFDGITYAKGASVLKQLVAYVGQDAFLEGARRYFKRHAYGNTRLGDLLSVLAETSGRDMGAWARAWLQTAGVNSLTPQVLLDSEGRIAELAVLQEAATSHPELRPHRVAVGLYGRSQVGALERYARAEVDVDGARTVVAELAGEDAPELVLVNDDDLTYCKIRFDEASLSTLREYLGALTDPLARALCWSALWNLTRDALLPARDFVDLVLRFAGRETDIGVLQMLHAWAGSALVHYVTPEWRERGELVLAEGALAELRQAEPGSEHQLAWARFFASVASAPGDLELLKGLLDGTAEIAGLDVDQELRWAFLEPLAAGGVADEKVLAAELARDDTASGRRHQVRCLAARPSAAVKAQAWAQVVESDTLSNALVEATIAGFAQSSQRELLAPYTEKYFAAIERVWAERSIQIGMDVVRGLFPSLRDSEETLEATDAWLAAHEGAAPALRRLVLEARDDLARALRGQACDARAS; encoded by the coding sequence GTGCCCGGTGAGAATCTGTCCCGCGACGAGGCCCGGGAGCGGGCCGCCCTGTTGTCCGTCGACGGATACGACGTGTCCCTTGACGTGCGTTCCGCGGTGGGCGACGAGAGCGGCGAGGGGCCGCGGACCTTCCGGTCCGTGACGACGATCCGCTTCCGCTGCGCCGAGCCCGGCGCCGCCACCTTCGCGGACCTGATCGCGCCGTCCGTCACGGCCGTCTCGCTCAACGGCAGGGACCTCGACCCGGGCGAGGTCTTCGACGGCTCCCGCATCCGGCTGGAGGACCTGGCCGCCGACAACGAGCTGATCGTGGACGCCCGGTGCGCCTACTCGCGCACCGGGGAGGGCCTGCACCGTTTCGTCGACCCGGAGGACGGCGAGGTCTATCTCTACACCCAGTACGAGCCGGCCGACTCCCGCCGGGTCTTCGCGAACTTCGAGCAGCCGGACCTCAAGGCCCCGTTCCGCTTCGAGGTGCGGGCGCCGGAGGGCTGGACGGTGTGGAGCAACGGGGTGGGCGAACGCCACGACGGGGTGTGGCGGTTCGCGGAGACGAAGCCGATCTCGACGTACATCACCTGTGTGGTGGCGGGGCCGTACCACTATGTGACGGACTCCTACGAGCGGGTGTTCGAGGACGGTACGCGGCTGGAGATCCCGCTCGGCGCGCTGTGCCGCAAGGGACTGGCGAAGCACTTCGACGCCGACGACGTCTTCCTGGTCACCAAGCAGGGCCTGGACTTCTTCCACGACCGCTTCGACTACCCGTACCCGTTCGGCAAGTACGACCAGGCGTTCGTGCCCGAGTACAACCTGGGCGCGATGGAGAACCCGGGGCTGGTCACCTTCCGGGAGCAGTACATCTTCCGCGGGAAGGTGACGCGTGCCTCCTACGAGAGCCGGGCGAACGTCATCCTGCACGAGATGGCGCACATGTGGTTCGGCGACCTGGTCACCATGGAGTGGTGGGACGACCTGTGGCTGAAGGAGTCCTTCGCCGACTTCATGGGCGCGTTCGCGCTGGTCGGCGCGACCCGCTTCACCGACGGCTGGATCACCTTCGCCAACCGCCGCAAGGCGTGGGCGTACCGGGCCGACCAGCTGCCGTCCACGCACCCGGTCACCGCGGACATCCGTGACCTGCAGGACGCCAAGCTGAACTTCGACGGCATCACCTACGCCAAGGGCGCCAGCGTGCTCAAGCAGCTGGTGGCGTACGTCGGGCAGGACGCGTTCCTGGAGGGCGCGCGGCGCTACTTCAAGCGGCACGCCTACGGCAACACGCGGCTGGGCGACCTGCTCTCGGTCCTGGCGGAGACCAGCGGCCGGGACATGGGCGCGTGGGCGCGGGCGTGGCTGCAGACCGCCGGGGTGAACTCGCTGACCCCGCAGGTGCTGCTGGACTCCGAGGGCCGGATCGCGGAACTGGCGGTGCTGCAGGAGGCCGCCACGTCGCATCCCGAGCTGCGCCCGCACCGGGTGGCGGTGGGCCTGTACGGGCGCTCCCAGGTCGGGGCGCTGGAGCGGTACGCGCGCGCCGAGGTGGACGTGGACGGCGCCCGTACGGTGGTGGCGGAGCTCGCGGGCGAGGACGCTCCGGAGCTGGTCCTGGTCAACGACGACGACCTGACGTACTGCAAGATCCGCTTCGACGAGGCCTCCCTGTCCACCCTGCGCGAGTACCTGGGCGCGCTCACCGATCCGCTGGCCCGCGCCCTGTGCTGGTCGGCGCTGTGGAACCTCACCCGGGACGCGCTGCTCCCGGCGCGGGACTTCGTCGACCTGGTGCTGCGGTTCGCGGGCCGGGAGACCGACATCGGCGTGCTGCAGATGCTGCACGCGTGGGCGGGCTCGGCACTGGTGCACTACGTGACGCCCGAGTGGCGGGAGCGGGGCGAACTCGTGCTGGCCGAGGGCGCCCTGGCCGAGCTGCGGCAGGCCGAGCCGGGCAGCGAGCACCAGCTGGCGTGGGCGCGCTTCTTCGCGTCGGTGGCCTCGGCCCCGGGCGATCTGGAGCTGCTGAAGGGGCTGCTGGACGGCACGGCGGAGATCGCCGGCCTGGACGTCGACCAGGAGCTGCGCTGGGCGTTCCTGGAACCGCTCGCGGCGGGCGGGGTCGCCGACGAGAAGGTGCTCGCGGCGGAACTGGCGCGGGACGACACCGCCTCCGGCAGGCGCCACCAGGTGCGCTGCCTGGCCGCGCGTCCCTCGGCCGCCGTCAAGGCGCAGGCGTGGGCGCAGGTGGTTGAGTCGGACACGTTGTCGAACGCGCTGGTCGAGGCGACGATCGCGGGCTTCGCGCAGTCGTCACAGCGGGAGCTGCTCGCGCCGTACACGGAGAAGTACTTCGCGGCGATCGAGCGGGTGTGGGCCGAGCGGTCGATCCAGATCGGCATGGACGTCGTGCGGGGCCTGTTCCCGTCGCTGCGGGACTCCGAGGAGACGCTGGAGGCGACGGACGCCTGGCTCGCGGCCCACGAGGGGGCCGCTCCCGCCCTGCGCCGCCTGGTGCTGGAGGCGCGGGACGACCTGGCGCGGGCGCTGCGCGGTCAGGCGTGCGACGCGCGAGCGAGCTGA
- a CDS encoding NUDIX hydrolase: protein MHKELRVAAYAVCVRDGRMLLARWVARDGTRRWTLPGGGMEHGEDPYDTVVREAEEETGYTVEPVALLGLDSLTRVYPRPLGTHADFHGLRIVYEGRVTGGELRHETGGSTDRAAWHPLDAVPGLQRVGLVDVGLRLWRERPAAGRVAPQDGTAAVPGTTHTE, encoded by the coding sequence ATGCACAAGGAGTTGAGGGTGGCGGCCTACGCCGTGTGTGTGCGGGACGGACGGATGCTGCTCGCCCGCTGGGTGGCGCGCGACGGCACGCGCCGCTGGACGCTGCCCGGCGGCGGCATGGAGCACGGCGAGGACCCCTACGACACCGTCGTCCGCGAGGCGGAGGAGGAGACCGGCTACACCGTCGAGCCGGTCGCCCTCCTCGGCCTCGACTCCCTCACGCGCGTCTATCCGCGTCCCCTGGGCACCCACGCCGACTTCCACGGCCTGCGCATCGTCTACGAGGGCCGCGTCACGGGCGGCGAGCTGCGCCACGAGACGGGCGGCTCGACGGACCGGGCGGCCTGGCACCCGCTGGACGCGGTGCCCGGCCTCCAGCGGGTCGGCCTGGTCGACGTGGGGCTCAGGCTGTGGCGCGAGCGGCCCGCCGCGGGCCGGGTCGCACCCCAGGACGGAACGGCCGCCGTGCCCGGGACCACGCACACCGAGTAG
- a CDS encoding aspartate-semialdehyde dehydrogenase — protein sequence MRVGIVGATGQVGTVMRRILTERDFPVTELRLFASARSAGTVLDGVTVEDAATADYTGLDIVLFSAGGATSKALAEKVASQGAVVIDNSSAWRRDPDVPLVVSEVNPHAITDRRKGIIANPNCTTMAAMPVLKPLHAEAGLEALVVATYQAVSGSGLAGVAELHGQAQKVVADADKLTHDGAAVDFPEPAVYKRPIAFNVLPFAGNLVDDGLNETDEEQKLRNESRKILEIPELKVSGTCVRVPVFSGHSLQVNARFARPISVERATELLAGAPGVALSDIPTPLQAAGQDPSYVGRIRRDETVDNGLAFFVSGDNLRKGAALNAVQIAELVAAELGTK from the coding sequence GTGAGGGTCGGAATCGTCGGAGCCACCGGTCAGGTCGGCACGGTCATGCGAAGGATTCTCACGGAGCGCGACTTCCCCGTCACCGAGCTGCGCCTGTTCGCCTCGGCCCGCTCCGCGGGGACGGTCCTCGACGGCGTGACGGTCGAGGACGCGGCGACGGCCGACTACACCGGTCTGGACATCGTGCTGTTCTCGGCCGGCGGCGCGACCTCGAAGGCGCTGGCCGAGAAGGTCGCCTCGCAGGGCGCCGTGGTGATCGACAACTCCTCGGCCTGGCGCAGGGACCCGGACGTGCCGCTGGTGGTGTCCGAGGTGAACCCGCACGCGATCACGGACCGCCGCAAGGGCATCATCGCCAACCCCAACTGCACGACGATGGCCGCGATGCCGGTCCTGAAGCCGCTGCACGCGGAGGCGGGCCTCGAGGCGCTGGTCGTGGCGACGTACCAGGCGGTGTCGGGCTCGGGTCTCGCGGGCGTGGCGGAGCTGCACGGCCAGGCGCAGAAGGTGGTCGCGGACGCCGACAAGCTGACCCACGACGGTGCGGCGGTGGACTTCCCCGAGCCGGCCGTCTACAAGCGCCCGATCGCCTTCAACGTGCTCCCCTTCGCGGGCAACCTCGTCGACGACGGTCTGAACGAGACCGACGAGGAGCAGAAGCTGCGCAACGAGTCCCGCAAGATCCTGGAGATCCCCGAGCTGAAGGTCTCCGGCACCTGCGTGCGCGTGCCGGTCTTCTCCGGCCATTCCCTCCAGGTCAACGCCCGTTTCGCGCGTCCGATCAGCGTGGAGCGCGCCACCGAGCTGCTGGCCGGCGCCCCCGGCGTCGCCCTCTCCGACATCCCGACGCCCCTCCAGGCGGCCGGCCAGGACCCCTCCTACGTCGGCCGCATCCGCCGCGACGAGACGGTCGACAACGGCCTGGCTTTCTTCGTCTCGGGCGACAACCTCCGCAAGGGCGCCGCGCTGAACGCGGTGCAGATCGCGGAGCTGGTGGCGGCGGAGCTGGGCACCAAGTAA
- a CDS encoding FAD-dependent monooxygenase — translation MPSTTGTPATTPATARVIVVGAGPTGLLLAGDLATAGVPVTLVEKRPHQISNLSRAFVLHARTLEQLDARDLADGLESVGRRLQRLTLFGRLGIDLDALPSRFNHVLVLPQYEVEEALERRAVKAGVDFRHETEVTGLTQDADGVTVTVRGPDGGHESLRAAYAVGADGMHSRVRKAIGLPFPGRSVIRSVVLADVRLAQQPETLLTVNAVRDAFAFVAPFGDGYYRVIGWRRDREVSDRAPLDLDEVREITRRALGRDFGMHDARWMSRFHSDERQAPAYRVGRVFLAGDAAHVHTPAGGQGMNTGLQDAANLGWKLAQVVTGHAPEALLDTYQAERHPVGKAVLRSSGGIIRLAMARRPWTRALRAALATVLDTVAPARRRAAGQITGIGYRYAAPHGSHRLVGARVPDVRLAGGGRLYEALRGGRFVLIAPRPYEVGRDRAGRLTAARWASARRTAVLVRPDGYVAWAADSADPAAVEAALAAHVG, via the coding sequence ATGCCCAGCACCACCGGCACCCCCGCAACCACACCCGCGACCGCCCGAGTGATCGTCGTCGGCGCAGGTCCCACCGGCCTCCTGCTGGCCGGCGACCTCGCCACCGCCGGCGTTCCCGTCACCCTGGTCGAGAAGCGCCCGCACCAGATCAGCAACCTCTCCCGCGCCTTCGTCCTGCACGCCCGCACCCTCGAGCAGCTCGATGCCCGCGACCTCGCCGACGGCCTGGAGTCCGTCGGCCGCCGCCTCCAGCGGCTTACGCTCTTCGGCCGGCTCGGCATCGACCTCGACGCCCTGCCCTCCCGGTTCAACCACGTGCTCGTCCTCCCGCAGTACGAGGTGGAGGAGGCGCTGGAACGGCGTGCGGTCAAGGCCGGTGTGGACTTCCGCCACGAGACCGAGGTGACCGGGCTGACCCAGGACGCGGACGGGGTGACGGTCACGGTCCGCGGGCCGGACGGCGGCCACGAGTCGCTGCGGGCGGCGTACGCCGTCGGCGCCGACGGGATGCACAGCCGTGTCCGGAAGGCGATCGGTCTGCCGTTCCCGGGGCGCTCGGTGATCCGTTCCGTCGTCCTCGCGGACGTGCGGCTCGCCCAGCAGCCGGAAACGCTGCTCACGGTCAACGCCGTCCGGGACGCCTTCGCCTTCGTCGCGCCCTTCGGCGACGGCTACTACCGGGTGATCGGCTGGCGCCGCGACCGGGAGGTCTCCGACCGCGCGCCCCTCGACCTCGACGAGGTCAGGGAGATCACCCGGCGCGCCCTCGGCCGCGACTTCGGCATGCACGACGCCCGCTGGATGTCGCGCTTCCACAGCGACGAGCGCCAGGCGCCCGCCTACCGCGTCGGGCGGGTCTTCCTGGCCGGCGACGCCGCCCACGTGCACACCCCGGCCGGCGGCCAGGGCATGAACACCGGCCTGCAGGACGCCGCCAACCTCGGCTGGAAGCTCGCCCAGGTCGTCACCGGCCACGCCCCCGAGGCCCTCCTCGACACCTACCAGGCCGAACGCCACCCCGTGGGCAAGGCGGTGCTGCGCAGCAGCGGCGGCATCATCCGCCTCGCCATGGCCCGGCGCCCATGGACCCGCGCCCTGCGCGCAGCCCTCGCCACCGTCCTCGACACGGTCGCCCCGGCCCGCCGCAGGGCCGCCGGCCAGATCACCGGCATCGGCTACCGCTACGCCGCTCCCCACGGTTCCCACCGCCTCGTCGGCGCCCGCGTCCCCGACGTGCGCCTCGCCGGCGGCGGCCGTCTCTACGAGGCGCTGCGCGGAGGGCGGTTCGTGCTCATCGCGCCGCGACCGTACGAGGTGGGCCGGGACCGGGCCGGCCGGCTGACCGCGGCACGCTGGGCGAGCGCACGCCGTACCGCCGTGCTGGTCCGCCCCGACGGCTACGTGGCCTGGGCCGCGGACTCGGCCGACCCGGCCGCCGTCGAGGCGGCGCTCGCGGCCCACGTGGGCTGA
- a CDS encoding EamA family transporter: MTFHHRPAPLSRAALTALTALAPVSWGTTYAVTTQFLPPDRPLFTAVMRALPAGLLLLALARVLPEGAWWAKSAVLGALNIGAFFPLLFLSAYRMPGGMAAVVGSVGPLFVVGLSALLLGQRPTVRALLTGVVAAFGVSLVVLKAAGALDPVGVLAALASTASMSAGTVLTKKWGRPAGVGPLALTGWQLTAGGLLIAPLALLVEGPPPALDGRAVGGYLYLALANTAVAYWLWFSGIGRLTATQVTFLGPLSPLTAATVGWAALGQALTPVQLAGMALAFGATVAGQLGTRPATAPSRPLRTPAQTVRERTTDRPDLALRR, from the coding sequence ATGACCTTCCATCACCGCCCCGCCCCCCTCTCCCGGGCCGCCCTGACGGCACTCACCGCGCTCGCCCCTGTCTCCTGGGGCACCACCTACGCCGTCACCACCCAGTTCCTGCCGCCCGACCGGCCCCTCTTCACGGCCGTCATGCGCGCCCTGCCCGCCGGTCTGCTGCTGCTCGCGCTGGCCCGTGTGCTGCCGGAGGGCGCCTGGTGGGCGAAGTCGGCGGTGCTCGGCGCGTTGAACATCGGCGCCTTCTTCCCCCTGCTCTTCCTCTCCGCGTACCGCATGCCCGGCGGCATGGCGGCCGTGGTCGGCTCGGTCGGCCCGCTGTTCGTGGTGGGTCTGTCCGCCCTGCTCCTCGGGCAGCGGCCGACGGTCCGCGCGCTGCTCACCGGGGTCGTGGCCGCCTTCGGTGTCAGCCTCGTCGTCCTGAAGGCGGCCGGGGCGCTCGATCCCGTGGGGGTCCTGGCCGCCCTCGCCTCGACCGCCTCCATGTCCGCCGGCACCGTGCTGACCAAGAAGTGGGGCCGCCCGGCCGGCGTGGGCCCGCTCGCGCTCACCGGCTGGCAGCTGACGGCGGGCGGCCTGCTCATCGCGCCGCTCGCCCTCCTCGTCGAAGGGCCGCCGCCCGCGCTGGACGGCCGCGCCGTCGGCGGCTACCTCTACCTCGCTCTGGCGAACACGGCGGTCGCGTACTGGCTCTGGTTCAGCGGCATCGGCCGGCTGACCGCCACGCAGGTCACCTTCCTCGGCCCGCTGTCGCCGCTGACCGCGGCCACGGTCGGCTGGGCCGCACTCGGCCAGGCCCTGACCCCCGTCCAACTCGCGGGAATGGCCCTGGCCTTCGGCGCCACCGTGGCCGGGCAACTCGGAACCCGCCCCGCCACGGCGCCCTCCCGGCCCCTCCGCACCCCTGCGCAAACCGTCCGGGAACGGACGACGGACCGGCCGGACCTGGCGCTGCGGCGCTGA
- the pepN gene encoding aminopeptidase N, with the protein MPGTNLTREEAQQRAKLLAVDSYEIELDLSGAQEGGTYRSVTTVRFDVAENGAASFIDLVAPAVHEVTLNGDALDPAEVFADSRIALPGLLEGRNVLRVVADCAYTNTGEGLHRFVDPVDQQAYLYTQFEVPDARRVFASFEQPDLKATFQFTVKAPEGWTVVSNSPTPEPQDNVWVFEPTPRISTYITALIVGPYHSVHSVYEKDGQSVPLGIYCRPSLAEYLDSDAIFEVTRQGFDWFQEKFDYAYPFKKYDQLFVPEFNAGAMENAGAVTIRDQYVFRSKVTDAAYEGRATTILHELAHMWFGDLVTMEWWNDLWLNESFATYSEAACMAHAPGSKWPHSWTTFANTMKTWAYRQDQLPSTHPIMAEIRDLDDVLVNFDGITYAKGASVLKQLVAYVGMDEFFRGVQAYFKRHAYGNTRLSDLLGALEETSGRDLKAWSQKWLETAGINILRPEIETDADGVITSFAVRQEAPALPAGAKGEPTLRPHRIAIGLYDLDEASGKLVRGEDGRIELDVDGELTAVPQLAGRRRPAVILLNDDDLSYAKVRLDEASLAVVTGHLGDFESSLPRALCWASAWDMTRDAELATRDYLSLVLSGIGKESDIGVVQSLHRQVKLAVDLYADPAARDTLLTRWTDATLAHLRAAEPGSDHQLAWARAFAATARTPEQLDLLNALLEGSQTVEGLVVDTELRWAFVERLAAVGRFDEAEIAGEYERDKTAAGERHAATARAARPTAEAKAEAWASIVESDKLPNAVQEAVIAGFVQTDQRELLAPYAERYFEVVKDSWESRSHEMAQQIAVGLYPSIQVSEDTLRRTDEWLAAAEPNAALRRLVSESRAGVERALRAQAADARA; encoded by the coding sequence GTGCCTGGCACAAACCTGACTCGCGAAGAGGCGCAGCAGCGGGCGAAGCTGCTCGCCGTTGACTCGTACGAGATCGAACTCGACCTCTCCGGCGCGCAGGAGGGCGGTACCTACCGGTCCGTGACCACGGTGCGCTTCGACGTGGCGGAGAACGGTGCCGCGTCCTTCATCGACCTGGTGGCGCCGGCCGTCCACGAGGTGACGCTGAACGGTGACGCCCTCGACCCCGCCGAGGTCTTCGCGGACTCCCGGATCGCCCTGCCCGGGCTGCTGGAGGGCCGCAACGTCCTGCGGGTCGTCGCCGACTGCGCGTACACCAACACCGGCGAGGGCCTGCACCGCTTCGTCGACCCGGTGGACCAGCAGGCGTACCTCTACACGCAGTTCGAGGTTCCCGACGCCCGCCGGGTGTTCGCCTCCTTCGAGCAGCCGGACCTGAAGGCCACGTTCCAGTTCACGGTGAAGGCGCCCGAGGGCTGGACGGTCGTGTCCAACTCGCCGACGCCCGAGCCGCAGGACAACGTCTGGGTGTTCGAACCGACGCCCCGGATCTCGACGTACATCACGGCGCTGATCGTCGGCCCGTACCACTCCGTCCACAGCGTGTACGAGAAGGACGGCCAGTCGGTGCCGCTGGGCATCTACTGCCGGCCCTCCCTCGCCGAGTACCTCGACTCCGACGCGATCTTCGAGGTCACCCGGCAGGGCTTCGACTGGTTCCAGGAGAAGTTCGACTACGCCTACCCGTTCAAGAAGTACGACCAGCTGTTCGTGCCGGAGTTCAACGCGGGCGCGATGGAGAACGCGGGCGCGGTGACCATCCGCGACCAGTACGTCTTCCGCTCGAAGGTGACCGACGCGGCGTACGAGGGCCGGGCCACCACGATCCTGCACGAGCTGGCCCACATGTGGTTCGGCGACCTGGTCACCATGGAGTGGTGGAACGACCTGTGGCTGAACGAGTCGTTCGCCACCTACTCCGAGGCCGCCTGCATGGCACACGCGCCCGGCTCGAAGTGGCCGCACTCGTGGACCACCTTCGCCAACACGATGAAGACCTGGGCCTACCGCCAGGACCAGCTGCCCTCCACCCACCCGATCATGGCGGAGATCCGCGACCTGGACGACGTGCTCGTCAACTTCGACGGCATCACCTACGCCAAGGGCGCCTCCGTCCTGAAGCAGCTGGTCGCCTACGTCGGCATGGACGAGTTCTTCCGTGGCGTGCAGGCCTATTTCAAGCGGCACGCCTACGGCAACACGCGCCTGTCCGACCTGCTGGGCGCCCTGGAGGAGACCTCCGGCCGCGACCTGAAGGCCTGGTCGCAGAAGTGGCTGGAGACGGCGGGCATCAACATCCTCCGCCCGGAGATCGAGACCGACGCGGACGGCGTCATCACCTCCTTCGCCGTCCGCCAGGAGGCGCCCGCGCTCCCGGCCGGCGCGAAGGGCGAGCCCACCCTGCGCCCGCACCGCATCGCGATCGGCCTGTACGACCTCGACGAGGCGAGCGGCAAGCTGGTGCGCGGCGAGGACGGCCGCATCGAGCTGGACGTCGACGGCGAGCTGACCGCCGTACCGCAGCTGGCCGGCCGGCGGCGGCCCGCGGTGATCCTCCTCAACGACGACGACCTGTCGTACGCGAAGGTCCGCCTGGACGAGGCGTCGCTGGCCGTCGTCACCGGGCACCTGGGCGACTTCGAGTCGTCGCTGCCGCGCGCCCTGTGCTGGGCGTCGGCCTGGGACATGACCCGGGACGCCGAGCTCGCGACCCGCGACTACCTGTCGCTGGTGCTGTCCGGGATCGGCAAGGAGTCCGACATCGGTGTCGTACAGTCGCTGCACCGCCAGGTGAAGCTGGCCGTCGACCTGTACGCGGACCCGGCCGCCCGTGACACCCTGCTCACCCGCTGGACCGACGCCACGCTCGCGCACCTGCGCGCCGCCGAGCCGGGCAGCGACCACCAGCTCGCGTGGGCACGCGCCTTCGCGGCCACGGCCCGCACGCCGGAGCAGCTCGACCTGCTGAACGCTCTGCTGGAGGGTTCGCAGACGGTCGAGGGCCTGGTCGTCGACACGGAGCTGCGCTGGGCGTTCGTCGAGCGGCTCGCGGCCGTCGGCCGGTTCGACGAGGCGGAGATCGCCGGGGAGTACGAGCGGGACAAGACCGCGGCCGGCGAACGGCACGCGGCCACCGCCCGCGCGGCCCGCCCGACGGCGGAGGCCAAGGCGGAGGCCTGGGCGTCGATCGTCGAGTCCGACAAGCTGCCGAACGCCGTGCAGGAGGCGGTGATCGCGGGCTTCGTCCAGACCGACCAGCGCGAGCTGCTGGCGCCGTACGCCGAGCGGTACTTCGAGGTGGTCAAGGACAGCTGGGAGTCCCGCTCGCACGAGATGGCCCAGCAGATCGCGGTCGGCCTGTACCCGTCGATCCAGGTGTCCGAGGACACCCTCCGCAGGACCGACGAGTGGCTGGCCGCCGCCGAGCCGAACGCTGCTCTGCGCCGGCTGGTCTCGGAGTCGCGGGCGGGTGTCGAGCGGGCGCTGAGGGCCCAGGCGGCGGACGCCCGGGCGTAG
- a CDS encoding TetR family transcriptional regulator, which translates to MPDSFLAPQPSASAQPASSPPPVARRSDATRAAILTAARERFAADGYERATIRAIAKQANIDPSMVMRYYGNKESLFAAAVSLDLRLPDLAALPRDEAGWTLVSHFLALWEENGELTAILRVGATNAAGAERMQQVFRDQVLPVARAVCPDPEQVPARAALCASQLLGLALTRYVLRLPPSVDLTRGEILAWLAPTVQRYLTAPSP; encoded by the coding sequence ATGCCTGACAGCTTCCTCGCGCCCCAGCCGTCCGCGTCCGCCCAGCCCGCCTCCTCCCCTCCGCCGGTCGCCCGACGCTCCGACGCCACCCGCGCCGCCATCCTCACCGCCGCCCGCGAGCGCTTCGCGGCCGACGGATACGAGCGCGCCACCATCCGGGCCATCGCCAAGCAGGCGAACATCGACCCGTCGATGGTCATGCGGTACTACGGCAACAAGGAGAGCCTGTTCGCCGCGGCCGTCTCGCTCGACCTGCGCCTGCCGGACCTGGCCGCGCTGCCCCGCGACGAGGCCGGGTGGACGCTGGTGTCGCACTTCCTCGCGCTGTGGGAGGAGAACGGGGAGCTCACCGCGATCCTCCGGGTCGGCGCCACCAACGCGGCCGGGGCCGAGCGGATGCAGCAGGTGTTCCGGGACCAGGTGCTGCCCGTCGCCCGGGCGGTGTGCCCCGACCCCGAGCAGGTTCCGGCCCGGGCCGCACTGTGCGCGTCGCAGCTGCTGGGGCTCGCGCTCACCCGGTACGTGCTGCGGCTGCCGCCCTCCGTCGACCTGACCCGCGGGGAGATCCTTGCGTGGCTGGCGCCCACGGTGCAGCGCTACCTGACCGCGCCGAGCCCCTGA